The proteins below come from a single Gimesia chilikensis genomic window:
- the fbaA gene encoding class II fructose-bisphosphate aldolase has product MPIATPAQYAAMLDAAQEGSYAYPAMNVTSLPTINGALKAFADKKSDGIIQVSTGGGQFASGLDPKDAVLGAIILAEATHRLAEKYDVLIALHTDHCQPGKVDSFLKPLIAETARRREAGLPNLFQSHMLDASELPLKENLELSVDLLKLCAENEIILEVEAGVVGGEEDGVDNSDQPADKLYTTPEDMVAVYEALNGLGRYMFAATFGNVHGSYKPGAVKLRPEILKAGQEAVMAKYGKEAEFDLVFHGGSGTPEDQLRETLEYGVVKMNIDTDTQYAFTRPVVDHIMKNYDGVLKIDGEVGNKKVYDPRSYLKAAEMGVVERMGEACDDLYSSGKTIFGKV; this is encoded by the coding sequence ATGCCGATTGCCACCCCAGCTCAATACGCCGCGATGCTGGATGCCGCTCAAGAGGGCAGCTATGCCTATCCCGCGATGAACGTGACTTCACTGCCGACCATCAACGGAGCCCTCAAAGCATTTGCCGATAAAAAATCAGACGGAATTATTCAGGTCTCCACCGGTGGTGGCCAGTTCGCTTCCGGTCTGGATCCGAAAGATGCGGTTCTGGGTGCAATCATTCTGGCAGAAGCCACACATCGTCTGGCAGAAAAATATGATGTGCTGATCGCATTGCACACCGACCACTGTCAGCCCGGCAAGGTCGATTCCTTCCTGAAGCCACTGATCGCAGAAACCGCCCGTCGCCGGGAAGCTGGCCTGCCGAACCTGTTCCAGTCACACATGCTGGACGCTTCGGAACTGCCCTTAAAAGAAAACCTGGAACTGTCAGTCGATCTGCTCAAGCTGTGTGCCGAGAATGAAATCATTCTGGAAGTGGAAGCGGGTGTTGTTGGTGGTGAAGAAGACGGCGTCGATAACTCCGATCAGCCCGCCGACAAGCTCTACACGACTCCCGAAGACATGGTTGCTGTATACGAAGCCCTGAACGGTCTGGGCCGCTACATGTTCGCTGCCACCTTCGGTAACGTGCACGGCAGCTACAAACCGGGTGCTGTTAAACTGCGTCCGGAAATTCTGAAAGCCGGTCAGGAAGCTGTGATGGCGAAGTACGGCAAAGAAGCCGAATTCGACCTCGTATTCCACGGCGGTTCAGGAACTCCCGAAGACCAGCTGCGTGAAACTCTGGAATACGGCGTTGTGAAAATGAACATCGACACCGACACCCAGTACGCCTTCACCCGTCCTGTCGTTGATCACATCATGAAGAACTACGATGGTGTGCTGAAGATCGACGGTGAAGTCGGTAACAAGAAAGTCTACGATCCACGTAGCTACCTGAAAGCTGCCGAAATGGGTGTTGTCGAACGTATGGGTGAAGCCTGCGACGACCTCTACTCTTCTGGTAAAACGATCTTCGGCAAGGTCTAA